In Onychostoma macrolepis isolate SWU-2019 chromosome 14, ASM1243209v1, whole genome shotgun sequence, a single window of DNA contains:
- the smyd5 gene encoding histone-lysine N-trimethyltransferase SMYD5: MAAPVDDMFSRCVDPAKASNCVEVRFIDNVKGKGLFAKRPFKKGDTIFIEQPLVSSQFLWNALYKYRACEYCLRALETAEENARRLSGLPALSLPHPELCKVRPDRHQACPHCQVMYCSAECRQAAWEQYHKLLCLGPSHRDPDHPLNKLQDAWRSVHYPPETSSIMIMARMVTTIKQAQDKGRWQRLFSHFCSRTANEEEEIVHKLLGEKFQGQLALLRNLFTTALYEDRLSQWFTPDGFRSLFSLVGTNGQGIGTSSLSQWVHACDTLELPSQQREQLDAFIDQLYKDIDTETGDFLNCEGSGLFLLQSSCNHSCVPNAEASFPDNNFLLHLAALSDISPGEEICISYLDCCQRDRSRHSRHKILRENYLFVCSCQKCVSQMDDADMTSEDEEEAEGEGETEGDDMEDEMTDV; this comes from the exons ATGGCGGCGCCCGTAGATGACATGTTTTCTCGCTGCGTGGATCCTGCCAAAGCCAGTAATTGCGTGGAGGTCCGATTTATCGATAATGTTAAG GGCAAAGGATTATTCGCGAAAAGACCCTTCAAAAAGGGTGACACCATTTTTATTGAGCAACCTCTAGTCTCATCCCAGTTCTTGTGGAATGCCTTGTACAAATACAGAG CATGTGAGTACTGTCTGCGAGCTCTGGAGACGGCGGAGGAGAACGCCAGGCGCTTGAGTGGTCTGCCGGCTCTCAGTCTGCCTCACCCCGAGCTGTGTAAAGTGCGTCCGGATCGACACCAGGCCTGTCCACACTGTCAG GTGATGTACTGCAGCGCTGAGTGCCGGCAGGCTGCATGGGAGCAGTACCACAAGCTCCTGTGCCTCGGCCCGTCTCACCGTGATCCAGATCATCCGCTCAACAAGCTGCAGGACGCGTGGCG GAGTGTCCACTATCCTCCGGAAACATCCAGTATCATGATAATGGCAAGGATGGTGACCACCATTAAGCAG GCTCAAGATAAGGGACGCTGGCAGAGGCTGTTCTCTCATTTTTGTAGCCGTACAGCAAATGAAGAGGAGGAAATAGTTCATAAATTGTTAGGAGAGAAGTTTCAG gGACAGCTGGCCTTGCTGCGTAATCTGTTTACTACAGCGCTGTATGAGGATCGTCTCAGTCAG TGGTTCACCCCAGACGGGTTTCGCTCTCTATTTTCACTCGTTGGGACCAACGGTCAGGGTATTGGCACCAG TTCTCTGAGTCAGTGGGTTCATGCGTGTGACACGCTGGAGCTTCCCAGCCAGCAGAGGGAGCAACTGGACGCTTTCATCGACCAGCTGTACAAGGACATCGACACAG aaACCGGCGATTTCCTCAACTGCGAGGGCTCCGGTCTTTTCCTGCTGCAGAGCTCTT GTAACCACAGCTGCGTTCCCAATGCGGAGGCGTCTTTCCCCGACAACAACTTCCTCCTTCACCTCGCGGCCCTCAGCGACATCAGCCCCGGAGAG GAGATCTGTATCAGCTACCTGGACTGCTGCCAGCGAGACAGGAGTCGTCATAGCCGACACAAGATCTTGAG GGAGAATTATTTATTCGTCTGTTCCTGTCAGAAGTGCGTGTCCCAGATGGATGATGCAGATATGACATCCGAGGATGAGGAGGAAGCGGAAGGTGAAGGAGAAACGGAGGGAGACGACATGGAGGATGAAATGACCGATGTGTGA